In a single window of the Pontibacter russatus genome:
- a CDS encoding T9SS type A sorting domain-containing protein gives MKRILLFVMASLAFTTLSLAQVAPNFDIYAFPSRFDEKSEAYFDANGFTAKGIEIMTEGTIVSSTDHSDIDPESIKRWLDKFFPGSSSTGKVVLDWESGPYTDLRIYPKTDSRFKAAEAKMVELVTLVKKIRPNVQVTLYSIPFRTWNVWQKENYNTSGKFDYLISKLDFISPSLYILYTDEEVGRERNLQYLRDNLEPALEYGKKYNKPVIPFVWHRVHFNSPLYGKQIMRKETLASYIKYVKNYSYNSYKSAGITWWDGVGGRLDNLAGMDGHLNGTVYDAATYDAMIVNFAQHVKQVLNDDVATAPAPAPAPAPVPEPEAQKVVSYTLYNADTKQEITTLAEGAVLDLSALPTKNLNIRATTSPATVGSVVFSLGGAQSKSVTESMPAYDLMGDQGAWVPAEGSYTLKATPYTASKGAGTAGAALSISFKVVAAAPAPAPAPAPEPEAQKVVSYTLYNADTKQEITTLAEGAVLDLSALPTKNLNIRATTSPATVGSVVFSLGGAQSKSVTESMPAYDLMGDQGAWVPAEGSYTLKATPYTASKGAGTAGAALSISFKVVAAAPAPAPAPAPAPAPAPEPAPAEITLTLVNASNESDIMVLTDGATLDLSKLPTKSLNVRANTVSSSVESVVLQLSGTQSMKRIESGAPYTLRGDENGDYYGWTPASGSYTLKVISYSGNKATGTVLNTVSVSFKVVTGLSTSSSSSLSARSEVAPLADGLSAYPNPASAMLNVEFGDTGEGAAKINLLDFNGNVVLTQEERTSASGFKTALDVSSLKSGLYILEVVTPKSRTSQRIIVE, from the coding sequence ATGAAAAGAATTTTACTTTTTGTTATGGCTTCCCTTGCCTTCACTACACTTTCCCTGGCGCAGGTAGCCCCCAATTTTGATATTTATGCTTTTCCATCGCGCTTTGATGAAAAGTCGGAGGCGTACTTTGATGCCAATGGATTTACTGCAAAAGGTATTGAGATAATGACGGAAGGAACCATTGTTTCCTCTACTGACCACTCAGACATCGACCCGGAGAGCATAAAGCGCTGGCTGGACAAGTTCTTCCCCGGATCTAGCAGCACAGGCAAAGTGGTGCTAGACTGGGAGAGCGGCCCTTACACGGACCTGAGAATCTATCCCAAAACTGACAGTCGCTTCAAAGCCGCTGAAGCCAAGATGGTTGAGCTGGTAACGCTGGTAAAAAAAATCAGGCCGAATGTTCAGGTTACCCTTTACAGTATTCCTTTCCGCACCTGGAACGTTTGGCAGAAGGAAAACTATAATACCTCTGGCAAGTTTGACTACCTGATCTCCAAGCTTGATTTCATCTCGCCCTCTCTGTATATCTTATATACTGACGAAGAGGTAGGACGGGAGCGGAACCTGCAGTACCTGCGCGACAACCTGGAACCGGCCCTGGAATACGGCAAGAAGTACAACAAGCCCGTGATTCCGTTTGTATGGCACAGGGTGCATTTCAACAGTCCGCTGTATGGGAAGCAGATTATGCGGAAAGAGACGCTGGCCAGCTACATCAAGTACGTGAAAAACTACTCTTACAACTCTTATAAGTCTGCGGGCATAACATGGTGGGATGGTGTAGGCGGCCGACTGGATAACCTTGCCGGAATGGATGGGCATTTAAACGGCACTGTGTATGATGCGGCAACCTATGACGCCATGATTGTTAATTTCGCGCAGCATGTAAAGCAAGTGCTCAACGATGATGTTGCTACTGCGCCCGCACCTGCACCTGCTCCCGCTCCTGTACCTGAGCCTGAAGCTCAGAAGGTGGTAAGCTACACGCTTTACAACGCCGACACCAAGCAGGAAATCACAACGCTGGCAGAAGGCGCCGTGCTGGACCTGTCTGCCCTGCCGACCAAGAACCTGAACATCCGCGCCACTACAAGCCCCGCCACCGTGGGAAGCGTGGTGTTCTCGCTGGGCGGCGCACAGAGCAAGTCCGTGACAGAGTCTATGCCCGCCTATGACCTGATGGGCGACCAAGGCGCCTGGGTGCCCGCGGAAGGAAGCTACACGCTGAAAGCCACGCCTTACACGGCCTCCAAAGGAGCCGGAACCGCCGGAGCGGCCCTGAGCATCAGCTTCAAAGTGGTCGCCGCTGCGCCCGCACCCGCACCTGCTCCTGCACCTGAGCCTGAAGCTCAGAAGGTGGTAAGCTACACGCTTTACAACGCCGACACCAAGCAGGAAATCACAACGCTGGCAGAAGGCGCCGTGCTGGACCTGTCTGCCCTGCCGACCAAGAACCTGAACATCCGCGCCACTACAAGCCCCGCCACCGTGGGAAGCGTGGTGTTCTCGCTGGGCGGCGCACAGAGCAAGTCCGTGACAGAGTCTATGCCCGCCTATGACCTGATGGGCGACCAAGGCGCCTGGGTGCCCGCGGAAGGAAGCTACACGCTGAAAGCCACGCCTTACACGGCCTCCAAAGGAGCCGGAACCGCCGGAGCGGCCCTGAGCATCAGCTTCAAAGTGGTCGCCGCTGCGCCCGCACCCGCACCTGCTCCTGCTCCTGCACCTGCTCCTGCACCTGAGCCTGCTCCTGCGGAAATCACACTGACGCTGGTAAACGCAAGCAATGAAAGTGACATCATGGTCTTGACCGACGGCGCTACCTTAGACCTTTCCAAGCTGCCTACCAAGAGCCTGAACGTGCGTGCCAACACGGTTTCCTCTTCTGTGGAAAGTGTAGTGTTGCAGCTGTCCGGCACACAGAGCATGAAGCGCATCGAGTCTGGAGCCCCTTACACGCTGAGAGGAGATGAGAATGGAGACTACTACGGCTGGACGCCGGCAAGCGGCAGCTACACGCTGAAAGTCATCTCCTACTCCGGAAACAAAGCCACCGGCACTGTGCTGAACACCGTGTCAGTGTCCTTCAAGGTGGTGACTGGCCTGAGCACCTCGTCTTCAAGCAGCTTATCCGCAAGGTCGGAGGTGGCCCCACTCGCAGATGGCCTGTCAGCTTACCCGAACCCTGCCTCTGCCATGCTGAACGTGGAATTCGGCGACACGGGAGAGGGCGCGGCGAAAATCAACCTGCTGGACTTCAACGGAAACGTCGTGCTGACACAGGAGGAGCGGACTTCCGCCAGTGGCTTTAAAACGGCGCTTGATGTAAGCAGCCTGAAAAGCGGCCTCTACATCCTGGAAGTAGTGACTCCCAAGAGCCGCACCTCGCAGCGTATCATTGTAGAATAA